Genomic segment of Pseudomonadota bacterium:
TTTGCGCTGAAACTATAGCTTATGATGATTATGTTGAACATCGAGGCGAGCAAGGCGCTAAAGCCGCGGGTAAAATGCGACAAGAAGGAAAAGAGTACATAACCCAAGATGGAGATGTGTTTCACTTTCGTTTTAATGTTTAGCGAGGCATAGCCTCAGACTACTCTTCTGCCATCATGCGTGATCAGTGGATTTTGACCAGCTTAGCTTTTCCAAGCTGGAGTGCAAAGTCCTCCCTTATCCAAAACTCAGGTTAAGTATGTTTTCAGGTTTCTTCACAATGGTTGTATCTCCACTGGAAAAAGCTTTATGCTCTGCTGTGGAGGTTTTTAAAATCAGTCGTCCCAAGGAGTCGATGCCGCAGGCAGTGCCTGTGATATTGCTGCCAGCACACAAAAGGGCAATATTTTTTCCTGCCAGGGCATCTACTGCATCCCAATCGGGAATGAATGGTTGCAATCCACTCTGTCGGAATTTTGCAATGGTTTCCAGCATTGCATCTATTAAGCTAGCTATTAAGGGGTTGCGATCTAGTTGCTTGTGCAGTAGCAGGTCGAGTGAAGTCCAGGGTCGATCGATTGCATCGTCAGTTGCAGCATTTAACATATTCACATTCAATCCCACACCGATGATAGCTCGACACCCGCCGTTGGCTTCAGCCATGACCTCAACCAAAACCCCTGCCAGCTTTTTTGCATCAACTGTAATATCATTTGGCCACTTTAGTTGAAAAGGGATGTTGGCATCTAAAGATTGCAGAGCTTTGACAACGCTGATGCCAATGACCAGACTCAGTCCAGACAATTCACTAATGTCTTCGGTAAAGCTATAACTGAGGCTGAAGTACAGGTTGCAACCAAAG
This window contains:
- a CDS encoding biotin--[acetyl-CoA-carboxylase] ligase codes for the protein MNPISPSMYHITRILDDGQLHAGTEIATSMEVSRTAVWKIVQRLKNFGVAIEGHHGGYQLKSPLKLLDPRLIQQYSRHPNLKLDVFETLASTNDYLKTNATNTNPYFCITEYQTNGRGRMGRSWISPFGCNLYFSLSYSFTEDISELSGLSLVIGISVVKALQSLDANIPFQLKWPNDITVDAKKLAGVLVEVMAEANGGCRAIIGVGLNVNMLNAATDDAIDRPWTSLDLLLHKQLDRNPLIASLIDAMLETIAKFRQSGLQPFIPDWDAVDALAGKNIALLCAGSNITGTACGIDSLGRLILKTSTAEHKAFSSGDTTIVKKPENILNLSFG